The following coding sequences are from one Leptolyngbyaceae cyanobacterium window:
- a CDS encoding HpsJ family protein encodes MKASPNRLISPPAALIAKLVGVVLILSFLLDTIVLLIPSAPPFSPLDRGWQLNAMTQLVERGFIPMLGMGLLFAGAWMEELNSSPGGSPAWQYVKLGTLILSGILGLVFLLIAPLHINNVRLASNQRLERINQEATQAESQLSSAGFRAQVEQRQTQLRTQIGDLLKDDQRLTQTINNPQVPEQLKQVLQKSKDNPAELDKFLNEQAKDFSNQTLTQVRDRKQQLEKQTKTEALKSQVQIGVSSLFLAVGYFIITATGLRGLLSAQMGPRKASMR; translated from the coding sequence ATGAAAGCGAGTCCAAACCGTCTGATTTCCCCGCCAGCTGCTCTAATCGCAAAACTTGTTGGGGTAGTTTTGATTTTGTCTTTCCTACTCGACACTATAGTCCTGCTGATTCCCTCAGCACCACCTTTTAGCCCCCTAGATCGAGGTTGGCAACTCAACGCAATGACCCAGTTAGTCGAGCGCGGCTTTATACCGATGCTAGGTATGGGTTTATTGTTTGCGGGCGCTTGGATGGAAGAGCTAAATAGCTCCCCAGGTGGCAGTCCAGCTTGGCAGTATGTAAAACTAGGCACGTTAATTCTTTCGGGAATTTTGGGGTTAGTCTTTTTGTTGATTGCACCCCTGCATATTAATAATGTTCGACTAGCTAGTAATCAAAGACTTGAGAGAATTAATCAAGAAGCAACCCAAGCAGAAAGTCAACTGAGTAGTGCAGGCTTTAGGGCGCAAGTAGAACAGCGGCAAACTCAACTTAGAACGCAAATCGGGGATTTGCTCAAAGACGATCAGAGGCTAACTCAAACCATCAACAACCCTCAAGTTCCAGAACAACTCAAACAAGTACTGCAAAAATCGAAAGATAACCCAGCAGAATTGGATAAGTTTTTGAACGAACAAGCTAAAGACTTTAGCAATCAAACTCTCACTCAAGTTCGCGATCGCAAACAACAACTGGAAAAGCAAACCAAAACAGAAGCTTTAAAATCTCAGGTGCAAATAGGTGTTAGCAGTTTGTTTTTAGCGGTAGGATACTTCATTATTACCGCCACTGGATTGAGAGGATTGCTGTCTGCACAAATGGGGCCTCGAAAAGCATCCATGCGTTAG
- a CDS encoding NAD(P)H-quinone oxidoreductase subunit M, with translation MLLKSTTRHIRIFTAEVENNELVPSDSVLTLDIDPDNEFNWNEESLQKVYRKFDELVESYSGEDLTEYNIRRIGSDLEHLVRSLLQKGEISYNLDSRVLNYSMGLPQVVSDK, from the coding sequence ATGCTGCTCAAGTCTACCACCCGTCATATTCGGATCTTTACCGCTGAAGTCGAAAACAACGAGCTAGTTCCCAGTGACAGCGTTTTAACTTTGGATATCGATCCAGATAATGAATTTAATTGGAATGAAGAGTCTCTGCAAAAGGTTTATCGCAAATTTGATGAACTGGTAGAGTCGTATAGCGGAGAGGATTTGACTGAATATAATATCCGTCGCATTGGTTCGGATTTAGAGCATTTAGTGCGATCGCTTTTACAAAAAGGTGAAATTAGTTACAACTTAGATAGCCGTGTTCTAAATTATAGCATGGGCTTACCACAAGTTGTATCTGACAAGTAA
- a CDS encoding glycosyltransferase family 2 protein codes for MFSIYILTYNEEIDIADCVESALLSDDVIVVDSMSSDRTVEIASRYPIRVVQHPFESHGRQRTWMLQSVPAVHEWVYILEADERMTKELFQECLQAIQSQEYIGYYVAERVIFMGNWIRRSTQYPRYQMRLFRKDKVWFTDYGHTEREVCDGKTSFLKETYPHYTCSKGLSRWIDKHNRYSTDEAKETLRQLETGKVNWGELFFGKSEVERRRALKDLSLRLPFRPLLRFIYMYFLLGGCLDGKAGLAWCSLQTFYEYLILLKVWELKNLPNLHLDLANNGLSDREEKVDPARLSSSN; via the coding sequence ATGTTTTCGATTTATATCCTGACTTACAACGAAGAAATTGATATCGCTGATTGTGTCGAATCGGCTTTATTATCAGATGACGTAATAGTAGTAGACTCTATGAGTAGCGATCGCACCGTAGAGATTGCTAGCCGCTATCCAATTCGCGTAGTGCAGCATCCGTTTGAAAGCCACGGACGCCAGCGCACTTGGATGCTGCAATCGGTTCCCGCCGTTCATGAATGGGTTTATATTCTAGAAGCTGATGAGCGGATGACAAAAGAGCTATTTCAAGAATGCCTTCAAGCCATCCAAAGTCAGGAATATATCGGTTATTACGTAGCTGAACGAGTCATTTTCATGGGAAACTGGATTCGCCGCAGCACGCAGTATCCCCGTTACCAAATGCGTCTATTTCGGAAAGATAAAGTTTGGTTTACCGATTACGGACACACGGAACGGGAAGTTTGTGACGGAAAAACCAGCTTTTTAAAAGAAACTTATCCCCATTACACTTGTAGTAAAGGATTGAGCCGCTGGATTGACAAACACAACCGCTATTCTACTGATGAAGCCAAAGAAACGCTCCGTCAACTAGAAACGGGAAAAGTCAATTGGGGAGAACTATTTTTTGGTAAATCGGAAGTAGAGAGAAGGCGGGCGCTCAAAGACCTATCATTGCGCTTACCATTTCGCCCCCTGCTACGCTTTATCTATATGTACTTTCTGCTGGGCGGCTGTCTAGATGGGAAAGCAGGATTGGCTTGGTGTAGTTTGCAAACTTTCTACGAATATCTGATTTTATTGAAAGTCTGGGAATTGAAAAATCTGCCAAACTTGCACCTAGATCTAGCAAATAACGGACTTAGCGATCGAGAAGAAAAAGTCGATCCGGCTCGATTGAGTTCTTCCAATTAA
- a CDS encoding DUF6737 family protein, whose protein sequence is MNPWQYKPWWCQPWSIILTGVTLIGGSWLLFKIIWVTAVISLPVLTWMGFFLIVWPQLMRQSAIEKEDS, encoded by the coding sequence ATGAATCCCTGGCAATACAAACCTTGGTGGTGTCAGCCTTGGTCGATTATACTCACAGGCGTGACGTTAATTGGTGGTAGCTGGCTATTATTCAAAATTATTTGGGTAACAGCGGTCATTTCCTTGCCCGTTTTAACCTGGATGGGCTTTTTCTTAATTGTTTGGCCCCAGTTGATGCGGCAAAGCGCGATCGAAAAAGAAGATTCTTAG